One Salmo trutta chromosome 19, fSalTru1.1, whole genome shotgun sequence genomic window carries:
- the LOC115154096 gene encoding SMH class II histocompatibility antigen, beta-1 chain isoform X2 — protein sequence MSVLYSSVLHLAMLLSLHSGLQNLTTLSNPTAVIVHKGNSVTIHCTHNLPNDIDIFTVTIKGTEELCFSQFNRHEWLVSKTCKERIQINWNSETREIFFSLMKLQINDSGLYSCEVKRAAPPPAQVFSKNITICVTAPPAVSVSDVKESSSGLPMLLCSSRGFYPETIEQVWFRDGQLLNTRLSDRQREVNPDGSITVHSYLPLSSGPSQAGLYLCWVNHSSLSHPITVDHTVMSNGFPVSWLLIVVSIGAVLIVVVLIIMIIKCTHFNSVSHS from the exons ATGTCGGTGCTCTATTCTTCTGTTCTGCATTTGGCAATGCTTCTGAGTCTCCACTCAG GTTTACAGAACCTAACTACACTGTCAAATCCAACAGCAGTCATTGTACACAAAGGAAATTCAGTGACGATCCACTGCACCCACAATTTACCCAATGACATTGACATATTTACAGTGACTATAAAAGGAACAGAGGAGCTGTGCTTTTCTCAGTTTAACAGACACGAGTGGCTGGTGTCGAAGACATGTAAAGAAAGAATACAAATTAATTGGAATAGTGAGACCAGAGAGATCTTCTTTTCACTGATGAAGCTACAGATAAATGATTCTGGACTTTACTCTTGTGAAGTGAAAAGAGCTGCACCTCCACCTGCACAAGTTTTCTCAAAAAACATAACTATTTGTGTAACAG CCCCTCCTGCAGTGTCTGTGTCTGATGTAAAGGAGTCCAGTAGTGGACTTCCCATGTTGCTGTGCTCCTCTCGGGGGTTTTACCCAGAGACCATAGAGCAGGTGTGGTTTAGAGATGGTCAGCTCCTCAACACCAGACTttcagacaggcagagagaggtcAACCCAGATGGTTCCATCACCGTCCACTCCTACCTGCCTCTGTCCTCGGGACCCAGCCAGGCTGGCCTCTATCTCTGCTGGGTCAACCACTCTTCCCTCAGCCATCCCATCACTGTCGATCACACAGTCATGTCCAATG GTTTCCCAGTGAGTTGGCTATTAATTGTGGTCAGCATTGGAGCAGTCTTGATTGTAGTGGTCCTTATCATCATGATCATCAAGTGTACACATTTCA attccgtctctcacagttga
- the LOC115154096 gene encoding natural cytotoxicity triggering receptor 3 ligand 1 isoform X1, whose product MSVLYSSVLHLAMLLSLHSGLQNLTTLSNPTAVIVHKGNSVTIHCTHNLPNDIDIFTVTIKGTEELCFSQFNRHEWLVSKTCKERIQINWNSETREIFFSLMKLQINDSGLYSCEVKRAAPPPAQVFSKNITICVTAPPAVSVSDVKESSSGLPMLLCSSRGFYPETIEQVWFRDGQLLNTRLSDRQREVNPDGSITVHSYLPLSSGPSQAGLYLCWVNHSSLSHPITVDHTVMSNGFPVSWLLIVVSIGAVLIVVVLIIMIIKCTHFKRVKHLSPLGTSQEPVHTVSSMTENIVYSTLGEHHPITLSTAIPTLTRDQQAVLYQ is encoded by the exons ATGTCGGTGCTCTATTCTTCTGTTCTGCATTTGGCAATGCTTCTGAGTCTCCACTCAG GTTTACAGAACCTAACTACACTGTCAAATCCAACAGCAGTCATTGTACACAAAGGAAATTCAGTGACGATCCACTGCACCCACAATTTACCCAATGACATTGACATATTTACAGTGACTATAAAAGGAACAGAGGAGCTGTGCTTTTCTCAGTTTAACAGACACGAGTGGCTGGTGTCGAAGACATGTAAAGAAAGAATACAAATTAATTGGAATAGTGAGACCAGAGAGATCTTCTTTTCACTGATGAAGCTACAGATAAATGATTCTGGACTTTACTCTTGTGAAGTGAAAAGAGCTGCACCTCCACCTGCACAAGTTTTCTCAAAAAACATAACTATTTGTGTAACAG CCCCTCCTGCAGTGTCTGTGTCTGATGTAAAGGAGTCCAGTAGTGGACTTCCCATGTTGCTGTGCTCCTCTCGGGGGTTTTACCCAGAGACCATAGAGCAGGTGTGGTTTAGAGATGGTCAGCTCCTCAACACCAGACTttcagacaggcagagagaggtcAACCCAGATGGTTCCATCACCGTCCACTCCTACCTGCCTCTGTCCTCGGGACCCAGCCAGGCTGGCCTCTATCTCTGCTGGGTCAACCACTCTTCCCTCAGCCATCCCATCACTGTCGATCACACAGTCATGTCCAATG GTTTCCCAGTGAGTTGGCTATTAATTGTGGTCAGCATTGGAGCAGTCTTGATTGTAGTGGTCCTTATCATCATGATCATCAAGTGTACACATTTCA AGAGAGTCAAACACCTTTCTCCTCTTGGAACATCCCAAGAACCTGTccacactgtctcctccatgactGAGAACATTGTCTACTCAACACTGGGAGAGCATCATCCAATCACTCTCTCCACTGCTATACCAACATTGACAAGGGATCAACAAGCAGTACTGTACCAATAG
- the LOC115154096 gene encoding hereditary hemochromatosis protein isoform X3, with product MSVLYSSVLHLAMLLSLHSAPPAVSVSDVKESSSGLPMLLCSSRGFYPETIEQVWFRDGQLLNTRLSDRQREVNPDGSITVHSYLPLSSGPSQAGLYLCWVNHSSLSHPITVDHTVMSNGFPVSWLLIVVSIGAVLIVVVLIIMIIKCTHFKRVKHLSPLGTSQEPVHTVSSMTENIVYSTLGEHHPITLSTAIPTLTRDQQAVLYQ from the exons ATGTCGGTGCTCTATTCTTCTGTTCTGCATTTGGCAATGCTTCTGAGTCTCCACTCAG CCCCTCCTGCAGTGTCTGTGTCTGATGTAAAGGAGTCCAGTAGTGGACTTCCCATGTTGCTGTGCTCCTCTCGGGGGTTTTACCCAGAGACCATAGAGCAGGTGTGGTTTAGAGATGGTCAGCTCCTCAACACCAGACTttcagacaggcagagagaggtcAACCCAGATGGTTCCATCACCGTCCACTCCTACCTGCCTCTGTCCTCGGGACCCAGCCAGGCTGGCCTCTATCTCTGCTGGGTCAACCACTCTTCCCTCAGCCATCCCATCACTGTCGATCACACAGTCATGTCCAATG GTTTCCCAGTGAGTTGGCTATTAATTGTGGTCAGCATTGGAGCAGTCTTGATTGTAGTGGTCCTTATCATCATGATCATCAAGTGTACACATTTCA AGAGAGTCAAACACCTTTCTCCTCTTGGAACATCCCAAGAACCTGTccacactgtctcctccatgactGAGAACATTGTCTACTCAACACTGGGAGAGCATCATCCAATCACTCTCTCCACTGCTATACCAACATTGACAAGGGATCAACAAGCAGTACTGTACCAATAG